One window of the Thermodesulfomicrobium sp. WS genome contains the following:
- a CDS encoding pyridoxal phosphate-dependent aminotransferase, translating into MLAHAVEGYLARSSWIRRMFETGIELKRRYGADAVQDLSLGNPDLAPPAVVADALRELADHAAEPFAFGYMPNAGYPELRAALAEALRAEQGVPVSADHVLVTCGAAGAINVVLRAVLNPGDEVLAIAPYFVEYGFYAENHGGRLVAVPARTPDFGLDLAAVEAAISARTRCVILNSPNNPTGRVYSAEELAALGALLARAEARLGRPILIIADEPYRFLTYDGVHVPSVMAAHPQSVVVSSFSKSLGLAGERVGYVAVNPAMPEAEILVNGMILANRILGFVNAPAIGQRILMKALGSQVDTAVYARRRTVMMRVLDDAGIRYMPPQGAFYFFPEAPGGDDEAFVRALQEERILAVPGRGFGMPGYFRLAFCVDASVIERARDGMIRAVARVRG; encoded by the coding sequence ATGCTCGCTCACGCAGTGGAAGGGTACTTGGCCCGCTCGTCGTGGATTCGCCGCATGTTTGAGACCGGGATCGAACTCAAGCGGCGTTACGGTGCGGATGCGGTGCAGGACTTGAGCCTGGGGAACCCCGACCTCGCGCCGCCCGCGGTGGTGGCCGACGCCTTGCGGGAGCTGGCGGACCATGCCGCTGAACCCTTTGCCTTTGGGTATATGCCCAACGCCGGGTATCCGGAGCTTCGGGCCGCCTTGGCCGAGGCGTTGCGCGCCGAGCAGGGCGTGCCCGTGTCTGCCGACCACGTGCTGGTCACGTGCGGGGCGGCCGGGGCCATCAACGTGGTGCTGCGGGCCGTGCTCAATCCCGGCGACGAGGTTTTGGCCATCGCCCCGTATTTTGTGGAGTATGGCTTCTACGCCGAAAACCATGGCGGCCGCCTGGTGGCGGTGCCGGCCCGCACCCCGGACTTCGGGCTCGACCTTGCGGCTGTGGAGGCAGCGATTTCGGCGCGCACCCGCTGTGTGATCCTCAATTCCCCCAATAATCCCACCGGCCGGGTATATTCGGCCGAGGAGCTGGCGGCATTGGGAGCGCTCTTGGCGCGGGCCGAGGCGCGTCTTGGCCGCCCCATTCTGATCATCGCCGATGAACCGTATCGGTTCCTCACCTATGATGGCGTCCACGTGCCGTCGGTCATGGCCGCGCATCCGCAGAGTGTGGTGGTGAGCTCGTTTTCCAAGAGCTTGGGCCTGGCCGGCGAGCGGGTGGGGTACGTGGCGGTGAACCCAGCCATGCCTGAGGCCGAGATCTTGGTGAACGGCATGATCCTCGCCAACCGTATCTTGGGGTTTGTCAACGCTCCGGCCATAGGGCAGCGCATCCTCATGAAGGCCCTGGGGAGCCAGGTGGATACGGCGGTGTATGCGCGTCGGCGTACCGTCATGATGCGGGTTTTGGACGACGCCGGCATCCGCTACATGCCGCCGCAGGGGGCCTTTTACTTTTTCCCCGAAGCCCCGGGAGGTGACGACGAGGCCTTTGTGCGGGCCTTGCAGGAGGAGCGTATTTTGGCGGTGCCAGGGCGGGGCTTTGGTATGCCC
- a CDS encoding sigma-54 dependent transcriptional regulator: MAMRRILFVCRPQHVSGLHAALKEQGVSVILAEDMPTVTKTLAARQVALAVCETGLPGLAAAEVVAAAVDHEVPVVVVAERGSADEVRQYLGLGARDYWLLPLLAEKLLAALPEPGPPAAVGASAARAFGAPVVVGSHPAMGRILALARQVARSKATVLVSGESGTGKEVLARYIHAHSGRQGPFVAVNCAALPEHLLESELFGHEKGAFTGAIARKLGKFELASGGTLLLDEISEMDLALQAKLLRALQEGEIDRVGGTESVAVDTRVIATTNRNLEEAVAQGQFRQDLFYRLNVIPLRLPPLRERGADVLELARFFLRRFADTYGYPSTRLSAEAERWLQAHQWPGNVRELQNLMERAVLLAAGGAIGVGHFLLDSAAGEDVPVMEGEAPVQSLESASSEGAGDEPEIIPLEEMERRLILKSLRSTGGNRTKASELLGISVRTLRNKLNEYRLQGIAVP, translated from the coding sequence GCACGTCTCGGGGCTGCATGCTGCCCTCAAGGAGCAGGGGGTGTCCGTAATCTTGGCCGAGGACATGCCCACGGTGACCAAGACCCTGGCCGCCCGTCAGGTGGCCCTTGCGGTGTGCGAGACTGGCCTTCCGGGACTTGCGGCCGCAGAGGTGGTGGCTGCGGCGGTGGATCACGAGGTGCCGGTGGTGGTGGTGGCCGAGCGGGGCAGCGCCGACGAAGTGCGCCAATATCTGGGCCTGGGCGCCCGGGACTATTGGCTGCTGCCGTTGCTTGCCGAAAAACTCCTGGCGGCATTGCCGGAGCCAGGGCCGCCAGCGGCCGTGGGCGCGTCCGCGGCAAGGGCCTTTGGGGCGCCGGTGGTGGTGGGTTCGCATCCGGCCATGGGCCGCATCCTGGCCTTGGCCCGTCAGGTGGCCCGTTCCAAGGCCACGGTGCTGGTGAGCGGGGAATCGGGCACCGGTAAAGAGGTCCTCGCCCGCTATATCCACGCCCATTCCGGCCGCCAGGGGCCTTTTGTGGCGGTCAATTGCGCGGCCCTGCCCGAGCATCTTTTGGAAAGCGAGCTCTTTGGCCACGAAAAAGGGGCCTTTACCGGCGCCATTGCCCGCAAGCTGGGCAAATTCGAGCTCGCCTCCGGCGGCACGCTGCTTTTGGACGAGATCTCGGAGATGGATTTGGCCCTGCAAGCCAAACTCTTGCGCGCCCTGCAGGAGGGGGAGATCGACCGTGTGGGCGGCACGGAATCTGTGGCCGTGGACACCCGGGTGATCGCCACCACCAACCGCAACCTGGAAGAGGCCGTGGCTCAGGGACAGTTCCGTCAGGACCTTTTCTATCGCCTCAATGTGATCCCCCTGCGTCTTCCTCCGCTGCGCGAGCGCGGCGCGGATGTGCTCGAACTGGCGCGGTTTTTTTTGCGCCGCTTCGCCGATACCTATGGCTATCCATCCACCCGGCTTTCTGCGGAGGCCGAGCGCTGGCTGCAGGCCCACCAATGGCCGGGCAACGTGCGGGAGCTGCAAAACCTCATGGAGCGGGCCGTGCTCTTGGCTGCAGGTGGGGCCATCGGCGTGGGACATTTTTTGCTCGACAGCGCTGCTGGGGAAGACGTGCCGGTCATGGAGGGGGAAGCTCCGGTGCAATCCTTGGAATCCGCATCCAGCGAGGGCGCTGGGGACGAGCCCGAGATCATCCCGCTGGAGGAGATGGAGCGCCGTTTGATTTTGAAGAGCCTGCGCTCTACCGGGGGAAATCGTACCAAGGCATCGGAACTTCTTGGAATTTCCGTGCGCACCTTGCGCAACAAGCTCAATGAATATCGGCTTCAGGGCATTGCGGTGCCGTGA